The Tenrec ecaudatus isolate mTenEca1 chromosome 6, mTenEca1.hap1, whole genome shotgun sequence genome has a window encoding:
- the TDG gene encoding G/T mismatch-specific thymine DNA glycosylase isoform X2, giving the protein MEAGNAGSYSLQQAQAFYTFPFQHMLAEAPPMDTMSQQPMPAEVPLPAPAQEPAQEAPKGRKRKPRTTEPKKPAEPKKPATPKKSGKSTKAKDKQEKITDTFKVKRKVDRFNGVSEAELLTKTLPDILTFNLDIVIIGINPGLMAAYKGHHYPGPGNHFWKCLFMSGLSEVQLNHMDDHTLPGKYGIGFTNMVERTTPGSKDLSSKEFREGGRILVQKLQKYQPRIAVFNGKCIYEIFSKEVFGVKVKNLEFGLQPHKIPDTETLCYVMPSSSARCAQFPRAQDKVHYYIKLKDLRDQLKGVERNTDIQEVQYTFDLQLAQEDAKKMAVKEEKYDPGYEAAYGGAYGENVCHREPGHCASNGLTEGAELHGASTLSDNPDGQWMARAFTDQIPSFNLPCEAQAPGEGSQA; this is encoded by the exons ATGGAAGCGGGGAACGCGGGCAG CTACTCCCTTCAGCAAGCTCAAGCATTTTATACCTTCCCGTTTCAACACATGCTGGCCGAGGCCCCTCCGATGGACACCATGAGCCAACAGCCAATGCCGGCTGAAGTGCCGCTCCCAGCCCCCGCCCAGGAGCCTGCGCAAG AAGCCCccaaaggaagaaagagaaaaccCCGAACAACAGAACCCAAGAAGCCAGCAGAACCCAAAAAGCCTGCCACACCCAAAAAATCTGGCAAGTCCACAAAGGCTAAAGACAAACAAGAGAAAATCACCGATACGTTTAAAGTCAAAAGGAAAGTAGACCGCTTCAATGGGGTGTCGGAAGCTGAGCTCCTGACCAAGACTCTCCCCGACATCTTGACCTTCAATCTGGATATTGTGATT ATCGGCATCAACCCAGGACTCATGGCTGCGTACAAAGGCCATCACTATCCTGGCCCCGGGAACCACTTCT ggaagtgtctgttcatgtccggGCTGAGCGAGGTGCAGCTCAACCACATGGACGACCACACCCTGCCCGGGAAGTACGGGATTGGATTCACCAACATGGTGGAGAGGACGACCCCCGGCAGCAAGGATCTTTCCAG TAAAGAATTTCGTGAAGGCGGACGTATTCTAGTGCAGAAATTACAGAAATATCAGCCACGAATAGCGGTGTTTAATGGAAAAT gtatctatgaaatctttagTAAAGAAGTGTTTGGAGTGAAGGTTAAGAACTTAGAATTCGGACTACAGCCTCATAAGATCCCAGACACCGAAACA CTGTGCTACGTCATGCCGTCGTCCAGTGCCCGGTGCGCTCAGTTTCCTCGCGCCCAAGACAAAGTGCATTACTACATCAAACTGAAGGACCTGCGGGACCAGCTGAAGGGCGTGGAACGAAACACAGACATTCAGGAGGTGCAATATACGTTTGACTTGCAGCTCGCCCAAG AGGATGCAAAGAAGATGGCTGTGAAGGAAGAGAAGTACGACCCGGGCTATGAAGCAGCCTACGGCGGCGCTTACGGCGAGAATGTCTGCCACCGCGAGCCAGGGCACTGCGCTTCCAACGGGCTCA CCGAGGGTGCAGAATTACATGGAGCTTCAACGCTGAGTGACAATCCAGACGGGCAGTGGATGGCCCGGGCATTCACAGACCAGATCCCCTCCTTTAATCTCCCCTGTGAAGCGCAAGCCCCGGGAGAAGGGAGCCAGGCCTAA
- the TDG gene encoding G/T mismatch-specific thymine DNA glycosylase isoform X1, with amino-acid sequence MEAGNAGSYSLQQAQAFYTFPFQHMLAEAPPMDTMSQQPMPAEVPLPAPAQEPAQEAPKGRKRKPRTTEPKKPAEPKKPATPKKSGKSTKAKDKQEKITDTFKVKRKVDRFNGVSEAELLTKTLPDILTFNLDIVIIGINPGLMAAYKGHHYPGPGNHFWKCLFMSGLSEVQLNHMDDHTLPGKYGIGFTNMVERTTPGSKDLSSKEFREGGRILVQKLQKYQPRIAVFNGKCIYEIFSKEVFGVKVKNLEFGLQPHKIPDTETLCYVMPSSSARCAQFPRAQDKVHYYIKLKDLRDQLKGVERNTDIQEVQYTFDLQLAQEDAKKMAVKEEKYDPGYEAAYGGAYGENVCHREPGHCASNGLTAEGAELHGASTLSDNPDGQWMARAFTDQIPSFNLPCEAQAPGEGSQA; translated from the exons ATGGAAGCGGGGAACGCGGGCAG CTACTCCCTTCAGCAAGCTCAAGCATTTTATACCTTCCCGTTTCAACACATGCTGGCCGAGGCCCCTCCGATGGACACCATGAGCCAACAGCCAATGCCGGCTGAAGTGCCGCTCCCAGCCCCCGCCCAGGAGCCTGCGCAAG AAGCCCccaaaggaagaaagagaaaaccCCGAACAACAGAACCCAAGAAGCCAGCAGAACCCAAAAAGCCTGCCACACCCAAAAAATCTGGCAAGTCCACAAAGGCTAAAGACAAACAAGAGAAAATCACCGATACGTTTAAAGTCAAAAGGAAAGTAGACCGCTTCAATGGGGTGTCGGAAGCTGAGCTCCTGACCAAGACTCTCCCCGACATCTTGACCTTCAATCTGGATATTGTGATT ATCGGCATCAACCCAGGACTCATGGCTGCGTACAAAGGCCATCACTATCCTGGCCCCGGGAACCACTTCT ggaagtgtctgttcatgtccggGCTGAGCGAGGTGCAGCTCAACCACATGGACGACCACACCCTGCCCGGGAAGTACGGGATTGGATTCACCAACATGGTGGAGAGGACGACCCCCGGCAGCAAGGATCTTTCCAG TAAAGAATTTCGTGAAGGCGGACGTATTCTAGTGCAGAAATTACAGAAATATCAGCCACGAATAGCGGTGTTTAATGGAAAAT gtatctatgaaatctttagTAAAGAAGTGTTTGGAGTGAAGGTTAAGAACTTAGAATTCGGACTACAGCCTCATAAGATCCCAGACACCGAAACA CTGTGCTACGTCATGCCGTCGTCCAGTGCCCGGTGCGCTCAGTTTCCTCGCGCCCAAGACAAAGTGCATTACTACATCAAACTGAAGGACCTGCGGGACCAGCTGAAGGGCGTGGAACGAAACACAGACATTCAGGAGGTGCAATATACGTTTGACTTGCAGCTCGCCCAAG AGGATGCAAAGAAGATGGCTGTGAAGGAAGAGAAGTACGACCCGGGCTATGAAGCAGCCTACGGCGGCGCTTACGGCGAGAATGTCTGCCACCGCGAGCCAGGGCACTGCGCTTCCAACGGGCTCA CAGCCGAGGGTGCAGAATTACATGGAGCTTCAACGCTGAGTGACAATCCAGACGGGCAGTGGATGGCCCGGGCATTCACAGACCAGATCCCCTCCTTTAATCTCCCCTGTGAAGCGCAAGCCCCGGGAGAAGGGAGCCAGGCCTAA
- the TDG gene encoding G/T mismatch-specific thymine DNA glycosylase isoform X3: MEAGNAGSYSLQQAQAFYTFPFQHMLAEAPPMDTMSQQPMPAEVPLPAPAQEPAQAPKGRKRKPRTTEPKKPAEPKKPATPKKSGKSTKAKDKQEKITDTFKVKRKVDRFNGVSEAELLTKTLPDILTFNLDIVIIGINPGLMAAYKGHHYPGPGNHFWKCLFMSGLSEVQLNHMDDHTLPGKYGIGFTNMVERTTPGSKDLSSKEFREGGRILVQKLQKYQPRIAVFNGKCIYEIFSKEVFGVKVKNLEFGLQPHKIPDTETLCYVMPSSSARCAQFPRAQDKVHYYIKLKDLRDQLKGVERNTDIQEVQYTFDLQLAQEDAKKMAVKEEKYDPGYEAAYGGAYGENVCHREPGHCASNGLTAEGAELHGASTLSDNPDGQWMARAFTDQIPSFNLPCEAQAPGEGSQA, from the exons ATGGAAGCGGGGAACGCGGGCAG CTACTCCCTTCAGCAAGCTCAAGCATTTTATACCTTCCCGTTTCAACACATGCTGGCCGAGGCCCCTCCGATGGACACCATGAGCCAACAGCCAATGCCGGCTGAAGTGCCGCTCCCAGCCCCCGCCCAGGAGCCTGCGCAAG CCCccaaaggaagaaagagaaaaccCCGAACAACAGAACCCAAGAAGCCAGCAGAACCCAAAAAGCCTGCCACACCCAAAAAATCTGGCAAGTCCACAAAGGCTAAAGACAAACAAGAGAAAATCACCGATACGTTTAAAGTCAAAAGGAAAGTAGACCGCTTCAATGGGGTGTCGGAAGCTGAGCTCCTGACCAAGACTCTCCCCGACATCTTGACCTTCAATCTGGATATTGTGATT ATCGGCATCAACCCAGGACTCATGGCTGCGTACAAAGGCCATCACTATCCTGGCCCCGGGAACCACTTCT ggaagtgtctgttcatgtccggGCTGAGCGAGGTGCAGCTCAACCACATGGACGACCACACCCTGCCCGGGAAGTACGGGATTGGATTCACCAACATGGTGGAGAGGACGACCCCCGGCAGCAAGGATCTTTCCAG TAAAGAATTTCGTGAAGGCGGACGTATTCTAGTGCAGAAATTACAGAAATATCAGCCACGAATAGCGGTGTTTAATGGAAAAT gtatctatgaaatctttagTAAAGAAGTGTTTGGAGTGAAGGTTAAGAACTTAGAATTCGGACTACAGCCTCATAAGATCCCAGACACCGAAACA CTGTGCTACGTCATGCCGTCGTCCAGTGCCCGGTGCGCTCAGTTTCCTCGCGCCCAAGACAAAGTGCATTACTACATCAAACTGAAGGACCTGCGGGACCAGCTGAAGGGCGTGGAACGAAACACAGACATTCAGGAGGTGCAATATACGTTTGACTTGCAGCTCGCCCAAG AGGATGCAAAGAAGATGGCTGTGAAGGAAGAGAAGTACGACCCGGGCTATGAAGCAGCCTACGGCGGCGCTTACGGCGAGAATGTCTGCCACCGCGAGCCAGGGCACTGCGCTTCCAACGGGCTCA CAGCCGAGGGTGCAGAATTACATGGAGCTTCAACGCTGAGTGACAATCCAGACGGGCAGTGGATGGCCCGGGCATTCACAGACCAGATCCCCTCCTTTAATCTCCCCTGTGAAGCGCAAGCCCCGGGAGAAGGGAGCCAGGCCTAA